One genomic window of Halobellus limi includes the following:
- a CDS encoding PTS fructose transporter subunit IIC, which translates to MSSKAESKMRSHLTKVKEDLMTGVSYMIPFVTIGGIFLALGYAVAGATGTGVQDVFGATGTFGWFLAQIGVAGLTIMVPILGAYIAYAIADRPGLAPGFLLSWIIQQGDVLVAAGEVIGLEGGAAGAGYLGALVAGLLAGYVARWIKNWSVPSFIQPMMPVLIVPVLTMAILSPLVILVLGVPVAIGNAALTAYLESLQGGQALLIGGILGAMMAFDMGGPVNKVAYVFATGLITEGIYEPMAAVMIAGMIPPIGLAISNFIAPHKYAEEMYENAKSGIILGFSFITEGAIPYASADPIRVIPSIMVGSAVGAAMSMSLGVTMPAPHGGIFVVPLSNSPLMFFAAIIIGSLVTAALATLLKPDYEEGVGAAGGAEAGAAAGSDD; encoded by the coding sequence ATGTCATCCAAAGCTGAGAGCAAGATGCGGTCCCACCTGACGAAGGTCAAAGAGGACCTCATGACCGGCGTATCGTACATGATCCCGTTCGTGACCATCGGCGGGATCTTCCTGGCGCTCGGTTACGCCGTCGCCGGGGCGACGGGGACCGGCGTGCAGGACGTCTTCGGGGCGACCGGAACGTTCGGGTGGTTCCTGGCGCAGATCGGCGTCGCCGGCCTCACGATCATGGTCCCGATCCTCGGGGCGTACATCGCGTACGCGATCGCTGACCGACCGGGACTGGCTCCCGGTTTCCTGCTGTCGTGGATCATCCAGCAGGGCGACGTGTTGGTGGCGGCGGGTGAGGTCATCGGCCTCGAGGGCGGTGCGGCCGGAGCCGGCTATCTCGGCGCGCTGGTCGCGGGCCTCCTCGCCGGCTACGTGGCCCGGTGGATCAAGAACTGGAGCGTGCCGAGTTTCATCCAGCCGATGATGCCGGTCCTCATCGTGCCGGTGCTCACGATGGCGATCCTCTCGCCGCTCGTCATCCTCGTGCTCGGCGTGCCGGTCGCCATCGGGAACGCGGCGCTCACCGCGTACCTCGAGAGCCTCCAGGGCGGACAGGCGCTTCTCATCGGCGGCATTCTGGGAGCGATGATGGCGTTCGACATGGGCGGCCCGGTCAACAAGGTCGCCTACGTGTTCGCCACCGGGCTGATCACCGAGGGCATCTACGAGCCGATGGCCGCGGTGATGATCGCCGGGATGATCCCGCCGATCGGCCTGGCGATCTCGAACTTCATCGCGCCGCACAAGTACGCAGAGGAGATGTACGAGAACGCCAAGTCCGGCATCATCCTCGGGTTCTCGTTCATCACCGAGGGCGCGATTCCGTACGCGTCGGCGGACCCGATCCGCGTCATCCCGTCGATTATGGTCGGCAGCGCGGTCGGTGCGGCGATGTCGATGTCGCTCGGCGTCACGATGCCCGCCCCCCACGGCGGCATCTTCGTCGTTCCGCTGTCGAACAGCCCGCTGATGTTCTTCGCGGCGATCATCATCGGGTCGCTCGTGACGGCGGCGCTGGCGACGCTCCTCAAGCCGGACTACGAGGAGGGCGTCGGCGCGGCCGGCGGGGCCGAAGCCGGCGCGGCGGCCGGCAGCGACGACTGA
- the pfkB gene encoding 1-phosphofructokinase produces MTRGTGAGTGIPAHADVLTVTMNPAVDHTLTVEEPLREGAVARTDDAQFDAGGKGINVSQYLTALGVEAPATGFLGGPFGRMIADALDDDGVARDFVEIDGRTRLNTTVLSPDGEYKINHNGPVVDGADVDALVERVRDRDPDRLVVAGSLPRGIGADTVDRLAEAGPWETAVDMGGAFLDRFDGSYLVCKPNRAELAEATGREIETLEDAASAAAELRERGYRYVLASLGADGALLVSDSGAVHARALPVDVVDTVGAGDAMLSGFLAGLARGESTEDALRTAVVVAARVVSVSGTSVPAFDDVFASRERVTVARV; encoded by the coding sequence ATGACTCGCGGAACCGGTGCCGGTACCGGGATACCGGCTCACGCCGACGTGCTGACGGTGACGATGAACCCGGCGGTCGATCACACGCTCACGGTCGAAGAGCCGCTCCGCGAGGGGGCGGTCGCCCGGACCGACGACGCGCAGTTCGACGCCGGCGGAAAGGGGATCAACGTCTCGCAGTACCTCACCGCACTGGGCGTCGAGGCCCCCGCGACGGGCTTTCTCGGCGGCCCGTTCGGCCGGATGATCGCCGACGCCCTCGACGACGACGGCGTCGCGCGCGACTTCGTCGAGATCGACGGCCGGACCCGACTGAACACCACGGTCCTGAGTCCCGACGGCGAGTACAAAATCAACCACAACGGCCCCGTCGTCGACGGCGCGGACGTCGACGCGCTGGTCGAGCGGGTCCGCGACCGCGACCCCGACAGGCTGGTCGTCGCGGGGAGCCTCCCGCGCGGGATCGGCGCCGACACCGTCGATCGGCTGGCCGAGGCCGGCCCCTGGGAGACCGCCGTGGACATGGGCGGGGCGTTCCTCGACCGGTTCGACGGGTCCTACCTGGTGTGTAAGCCCAACCGGGCGGAACTCGCCGAGGCGACCGGACGCGAGATCGAAACCCTCGAGGACGCGGCCTCGGCCGCCGCGGAACTCCGCGAGCGCGGCTACCGGTACGTGCTCGCGTCGCTCGGCGCCGACGGCGCGCTTTTGGTCTCCGACTCCGGGGCCGTCCACGCGCGGGCGCTCCCGGTCGACGTCGTCGACACGGTCGGCGCGGGCGACGCGATGCTCTCGGGGTTCCTCGCGGGGCTCGCCCGGGGCGAGTCGACCGAGGACGCGCTCAGAACGGCGGTCGTCGTCGCCGCGCGCGTCGTGTCGGTGTCGGGCACGAGCGTCCCCGCCTTCGACGACGTCTTCGCGAGCCGCGAGCGGGTAACGGTCGCGCGGGTCTGA
- a CDS encoding DUF7557 family protein, with translation MPQIHLDEDTVARLDSLRQEDEDYDEIVTELINIYEAEELTLFHGGDEV, from the coding sequence ATGCCGCAGATACACCTCGACGAGGACACGGTGGCCCGACTGGACTCGCTCCGACAGGAGGACGAGGACTACGACGAGATCGTCACCGAACTCATCAACATCTACGAGGCCGAGGAACTGACGCTGTTCCACGGCGGCGACGAGGTATAG
- the ilvC gene encoding ketol-acid reductoisomerase, producing the protein MTDEDLNTTVYYDDDADRSYIDDKTVAVLGYGSQGHAQSQNLADSGVDVIVGLREDSSSRAAAEADGLRVETPADAAAEADIVSMLVPDTVQPAVFEQIREGLEAGDTLQFSHGFNIHYNQIRPPEDVDVTMVAPKSPGHLVRRNYEAGQGTPGLVAVYQNETGDAREEALAWAHAIGCTRAGVIETTFREETETDLFGEQAVLCGGMTALVREGFETLVDAGYSPEMAYFECLNELKLIVDLMYEGGLSNMWDSVSDTAEYGGLTRGDDIIDDHAREKMEVVLEEVQDGTFAREWIAENQAGRPSYTQLKHAEETHEVEQVGEPLRDLFAWGEEEEEAAEAAADD; encoded by the coding sequence ATGACAGACGAAGACCTGAACACGACGGTATACTACGACGACGACGCGGATCGCTCCTACATCGACGACAAGACCGTGGCCGTCCTCGGCTACGGCAGCCAGGGCCACGCCCAGTCGCAGAACCTCGCAGACAGCGGGGTCGACGTGATCGTGGGCCTGCGCGAGGACTCCTCCTCGCGCGCGGCCGCCGAGGCCGACGGCCTGCGTGTCGAGACGCCCGCCGACGCGGCCGCCGAGGCGGACATCGTCTCGATGCTCGTCCCCGACACGGTCCAGCCCGCGGTGTTCGAGCAGATCAGGGAAGGACTCGAGGCCGGCGACACGCTGCAGTTCTCTCACGGGTTCAACATCCACTACAACCAGATCCGGCCGCCGGAGGACGTCGACGTGACGATGGTCGCGCCGAAGTCCCCCGGGCACCTGGTGCGGCGCAACTACGAGGCCGGGCAGGGAACGCCGGGGCTCGTCGCGGTCTACCAGAACGAGACGGGCGACGCGCGCGAGGAGGCGCTCGCGTGGGCACACGCGATCGGCTGCACCCGCGCCGGCGTCATCGAGACGACGTTCCGCGAGGAGACCGAGACCGACCTCTTCGGCGAGCAGGCCGTCCTCTGCGGCGGGATGACCGCGCTCGTCCGCGAGGGCTTCGAGACGCTCGTCGACGCCGGCTACTCCCCGGAGATGGCGTACTTCGAGTGTCTGAACGAACTGAAGCTCATCGTCGACCTGATGTACGAGGGCGGCCTCTCCAACATGTGGGACTCCGTCTCCGACACCGCCGAGTACGGCGGGCTCACGCGCGGGGACGACATCATCGACGACCACGCCAGAGAGAAGATGGAGGTCGTCCTCGAGGAGGTCCAGGACGGCACGTTCGCCCGCGAGTGGATCGCGGAGAACCAGGCCGGCCGACCGTCTTACACCCAGCTGAAACACGCCGAGGAGACCCACGAGGTCGAACAGGTCGGCGAACCCCTCCGCGACCTGTTCGCGTGGGGCGAGGAAGAAGAGGAGGCCGCAGAGGCGGCCGCGGACGACTGA
- the fba gene encoding class II fructose-bisphosphate aldolase, whose protein sequence is MPFYGGSELANVYDDALERGFGLVASNIAEPNIMMGLMEGAARKNSDLLLQLSGGACTFAGNEDPVDGLEAMGAYIDTIADQYDVGVFLNMDHQTDLEFIEAQMDLGIPSSIMIDASHEPFEENVARSKEVVEMKEEKGADVLIEAELGQIKGVEDEIESEEAFYTDPEQAVEFVDRTGCDLLAISVGTQHGVAKGKDLELRPDLAADIRQALRDHGLDTPLVLHGSSGVQPEQLQRMLQHGICKVNKDTRYQYEYTRTAYDLYREDPTDIVPPEGVDADRDTFFNDTDWSPNKDVFDPRVAGRDIRERIADVHADLTEVSGSAGQSRYA, encoded by the coding sequence GTGCCGTTCTACGGCGGGAGTGAACTCGCCAACGTCTACGACGACGCCCTAGAGAGGGGATTCGGCCTCGTCGCGTCGAACATCGCCGAACCGAACATCATGATGGGGCTGATGGAGGGCGCCGCACGGAAGAACTCGGACCTCCTCCTCCAGCTCAGCGGCGGTGCCTGCACGTTCGCCGGCAACGAGGATCCGGTGGACGGGCTGGAAGCGATGGGGGCGTACATCGACACGATCGCCGACCAGTACGACGTCGGCGTCTTCCTCAACATGGACCACCAGACGGACCTGGAGTTCATCGAGGCGCAGATGGATCTCGGGATCCCCTCCTCGATCATGATCGACGCCTCCCACGAGCCGTTCGAGGAGAACGTCGCGAGGAGCAAGGAGGTCGTCGAGATGAAAGAGGAGAAGGGCGCAGACGTCCTCATCGAGGCCGAACTCGGCCAGATCAAGGGCGTCGAGGACGAGATCGAGTCCGAGGAGGCGTTCTACACCGACCCCGAGCAGGCCGTCGAGTTCGTCGACCGGACGGGCTGTGACCTGCTCGCGATCTCGGTCGGAACCCAACACGGCGTCGCGAAGGGCAAGGACCTAGAGTTGCGGCCGGACCTCGCCGCCGACATCCGACAGGCGCTCCGCGATCACGGCCTCGACACGCCGCTCGTGCTCCACGGCTCCTCGGGCGTCCAGCCCGAGCAGCTCCAGCGGATGCTCCAGCACGGCATCTGCAAGGTGAACAAAGACACCCGGTACCAGTACGAGTACACGCGGACGGCCTACGACCTCTACCGAGAGGACCCCACCGACATCGTCCCGCCCGAGGGCGTCGACGCCGACCGCGACACGTTCTTCAACGACACCGACTGGTCGCCGAACAAGGACGTCTTCGACCCGCGGGTCGCGGGACGGGACATCCGCGAACGGATCGCCGACGTCCACGCCGACCTCACCGAGGTCTCCGGAAGCGCCGGACAGAGTCGGTACGCGTAG
- the leuB gene encoding 3-isopropylmalate dehydrogenase, whose product MSEEIVVIEGDGIGREVVPAAVSVLEAVGDFEFVAAEAGDAVKEETGEALPQETYDTVAGADATLFGAAGETAADVILPLRTAVGSFVNVRPARAYPGVDAVRPETDLVFLRENTEGVYAGHEDRLSEDLSTLTRVVTTSASERLAEYACEYVRDQGKDGFQVVHKANVMRETDGRFRDAVVDVADEAGVETEEVLMDAFATRVCLDPTQFDVVVCPNLAGDVLSDLAAGLVGGLGLLPSANVGPDNALFEPVHGTAPDIAGEGVANPSAAILSAAMLLDHLGYADEAENVRTAVESVLEDGPRTADLGGDAGTEEVTAAILDRLD is encoded by the coding sequence ATGTCTGAGGAGATCGTCGTCATCGAGGGCGACGGCATCGGGAGGGAGGTCGTCCCCGCCGCGGTCTCCGTGCTGGAGGCCGTCGGCGACTTCGAGTTCGTCGCGGCCGAGGCCGGCGACGCCGTGAAGGAAGAGACGGGCGAGGCGCTCCCGCAGGAGACCTACGACACCGTCGCCGGCGCCGACGCGACGCTGTTCGGCGCGGCCGGGGAGACGGCCGCTGACGTCATCCTGCCGCTGCGGACCGCGGTCGGGTCGTTCGTCAACGTCCGGCCCGCCCGGGCGTACCCCGGCGTCGACGCCGTGCGACCGGAGACGGACCTGGTCTTCCTGCGGGAGAACACCGAGGGCGTCTACGCGGGCCACGAGGATCGCCTCTCGGAGGACCTCTCGACGCTGACGCGGGTCGTCACCACCTCGGCCTCAGAGCGGCTGGCCGAGTACGCCTGCGAGTACGTGCGAGACCAGGGGAAAGACGGCTTCCAGGTCGTCCACAAGGCCAACGTGATGCGCGAGACCGACGGTCGCTTCCGCGACGCGGTCGTCGACGTCGCCGACGAGGCGGGCGTCGAGACCGAGGAGGTCCTGATGGACGCCTTCGCGACGCGCGTCTGTCTGGACCCCACGCAGTTCGACGTCGTGGTCTGTCCGAACCTCGCGGGCGACGTCCTCTCGGACCTCGCCGCGGGACTGGTCGGCGGCCTGGGACTGCTCCCCTCGGCGAACGTCGGCCCCGACAACGCGCTGTTCGAGCCGGTCCACGGCACCGCACCCGACATCGCGGGCGAGGGCGTCGCCAACCCCTCGGCGGCGATCCTCTCGGCGGCGATGCTGCTCGACCACCTCGGCTACGCCGACGAGGCCGAGAACGTCCGCACGGCGGTCGAGTCCGTGCTCGAAGACGGCCCGCGGACGGCCGACCTCGGCGGCGACGCCGGGACCGAGGAAGTCACGGCCGCGATCCTCGATCGGCTGGACTGA
- the leuD gene encoding 3-isopropylmalate dehydratase small subunit: protein MTDEIPEIDSVTGTGIPLRGNDIDTDQIIPARFMKVVTFDGLGEFAFFDQRFDEDDNQKDHPFNEPQFQDASVLAVNANFGCGSSREHAPQALMRWGIDAIVGESFAEIFAGNCLALGIPTVTADHETVVELQEWIDENPDGEIHVDVEEETVTYGDTTVEATVDDAQRRALTEGVWDTTALMKSNADAVAEKAAELPYVDV from the coding sequence ATGACCGACGAGATCCCGGAGATCGACTCGGTGACCGGAACCGGCATCCCGCTCCGCGGGAACGACATCGACACCGACCAGATCATCCCCGCCCGCTTTATGAAGGTCGTCACGTTCGACGGCCTCGGCGAGTTCGCCTTCTTCGACCAGCGGTTCGACGAGGACGACAACCAGAAGGACCACCCGTTCAACGAACCGCAGTTCCAGGACGCCTCCGTGCTCGCGGTCAACGCCAACTTCGGCTGCGGGTCCTCGCGCGAGCACGCCCCGCAGGCGCTGATGCGCTGGGGCATCGACGCCATCGTCGGCGAGTCGTTCGCGGAGATCTTCGCCGGCAACTGCCTCGCGCTGGGCATCCCGACGGTCACGGCGGATCACGAGACCGTCGTCGAACTCCAGGAGTGGATCGACGAGAACCCCGACGGGGAGATCCACGTCGACGTCGAGGAGGAGACGGTGACCTACGGCGACACGACCGTGGAAGCGACCGTCGACGACGCACAGCGACGGGCGCTCACCGAGGGCGTCTGGGACACGACGGCGCTGATGAAGTCCAACGCCGACGCGGTCGCCGAGAAAGCCGCCGAACTCCCCTACGTCGATGTCTGA
- a CDS encoding TrmB family transcriptional regulator, producing the protein MTTTMQGTMHSRPTAGIETPSIPSDLESPRAKLVYLFLSTHGEASLSELESCLDMKKISLYSILSTLCERGLIDQDAERYRLC; encoded by the coding sequence ATGACAACAACGATGCAGGGTACGATGCACTCACGACCGACGGCCGGGATCGAGACGCCGTCGATTCCGTCCGACCTCGAATCGCCGCGTGCGAAGCTCGTCTATCTGTTCCTTTCGACACACGGGGAAGCGAGCCTCTCGGAACTCGAATCGTGTCTGGATATGAAGAAGATCTCGCTGTACAGTATTCTCTCGACGCTCTGTGAACGCGGCCTGATCGACCAGGACGCCGAGCGCTACCGCCTCTGCTGA
- a CDS encoding PTS fructose transporter subunit IIB, with amino-acid sequence MKLVAVTSCPTGIAHSQMAAENLEQTAERLGHDIKVEVQGAMGAQNELTAGEIADAEAVIIASDTAVSRDRFEGKPLVKGTVKDGVNDPESLFERAAELVEEGKTEAVEVGDGESDADAGTEAGDAEADGSDASEPSRRGGDREKGLFARLKKLFS; translated from the coding sequence ATGAAACTCGTCGCTGTCACATCCTGTCCGACCGGAATCGCACACAGCCAGATGGCCGCGGAGAACCTCGAACAGACGGCCGAGCGGCTCGGTCACGACATCAAGGTCGAGGTCCAGGGCGCGATGGGCGCGCAGAACGAACTCACCGCCGGGGAGATCGCCGACGCCGAGGCCGTCATCATCGCCTCCGACACCGCGGTCAGCCGCGACCGCTTCGAGGGCAAGCCCCTCGTGAAGGGGACGGTGAAAGACGGCGTCAACGACCCCGAGAGCCTCTTCGAGCGGGCGGCCGAACTGGTCGAGGAGGGCAAGACCGAGGCCGTCGAGGTCGGCGACGGGGAGTCCGACGCCGACGCCGGTACCGAGGCCGGCGACGCAGAGGCCGACGGCTCTGACGCGTCGGAGCCGAGCCGACGCGGCGGCGACCGCGAGAAGGGGCTGTTCGCGCGGCTCAAGAAGCTCTTCTCCTGA
- the ptsP gene encoding phosphoenolpyruvate--protein phosphotransferase: MTERRLSGIGVTPLSGVGSVVWYAPDADLEEPPEPETIDVDAETDRFERARDDAREEIRAERERTAERVGEAEAEVFDAHVQFLDDPQITEGVEAAIEDGLPAEHAVSRTFDRFVEQFEGMEGRMAERADDLRDVRDRLVRVLVGGDRVDLANLPEGSVVLAERLTPSDTAQLDPDRVAGFVTATGGRTSHAAIFARSLALPAIVGVGEGLHDVADGAEVVVDGTEGTLVVDPDAETREAAAGGEDVEIREEPVETADGTPIEVAANVGTQADLAPAADRGADGIGLFRTEFLFLDRQSPPDEEEQYEAYRDALERFPDGRVVVRTLDVGGDKPIEYLDLPEEENPFLGERGIRRSLGPDADLFETQLRALLRAAGDDAGGKLSVMLPLVSTVEEVREAREVLEAVAADLEAEGVDHVVPEFGVMIETPAAAFVAPDLVEHVEFFSIGTNDLAQYVMAAERGNSRVSDLGDFRQPAVLRAIRETVEGAEGTDVWVGMCGEMAGDPELTKLLVGLGLDELSMSAVTVPQVKRAVTETTVADARALAKRALAASTKAEVEAVLTETTQ, translated from the coding sequence ATGACCGAGCGACGACTCTCCGGCATCGGCGTCACGCCGCTATCGGGCGTCGGCTCCGTCGTCTGGTACGCGCCCGACGCGGACCTCGAGGAGCCGCCGGAACCGGAGACGATCGACGTCGACGCCGAGACCGACCGGTTCGAGCGCGCCCGCGACGACGCCCGCGAGGAGATCCGCGCCGAGCGCGAGCGGACGGCCGAGCGCGTCGGCGAGGCCGAGGCGGAGGTCTTCGACGCGCACGTGCAGTTCCTCGACGACCCGCAGATCACCGAGGGCGTCGAGGCGGCGATCGAGGACGGCCTCCCGGCCGAACACGCGGTCTCCCGGACGTTCGACCGGTTCGTCGAGCAGTTCGAGGGGATGGAGGGGCGGATGGCCGAGCGCGCCGACGACCTCCGGGACGTCCGGGATCGCCTCGTGCGCGTGCTCGTCGGCGGCGACCGGGTCGACCTCGCGAACCTGCCGGAGGGGAGCGTCGTCCTCGCGGAGCGGTTGACCCCGAGCGACACCGCACAGCTCGACCCCGATCGCGTCGCCGGGTTCGTGACCGCCACCGGCGGGCGAACGTCGCACGCGGCGATCTTCGCGCGGTCGCTGGCGCTGCCGGCGATCGTCGGCGTCGGCGAGGGCCTCCACGACGTCGCGGACGGCGCCGAGGTCGTCGTCGACGGCACCGAGGGGACGCTCGTCGTCGATCCCGACGCGGAGACGCGGGAGGCCGCCGCGGGCGGCGAGGACGTCGAGATCCGCGAGGAACCGGTGGAGACGGCCGACGGCACGCCGATCGAGGTCGCCGCGAACGTGGGAACGCAGGCGGATCTCGCGCCCGCGGCCGACCGCGGCGCCGACGGCATCGGCCTGTTCCGCACGGAGTTCCTCTTTCTCGACCGGCAGTCGCCGCCGGACGAAGAGGAGCAGTACGAGGCCTACCGCGACGCGTTAGAGCGGTTCCCCGACGGACGGGTCGTCGTCCGGACGCTCGACGTCGGCGGCGACAAGCCGATCGAGTACCTGGACCTGCCCGAGGAGGAGAACCCCTTCCTCGGCGAGCGCGGCATCCGACGCTCGCTCGGCCCCGACGCCGACCTCTTCGAGACGCAGCTCCGTGCGCTCCTGCGCGCGGCCGGCGACGACGCGGGCGGGAAGCTTTCGGTGATGCTGCCGCTCGTCTCGACCGTCGAGGAGGTGCGCGAGGCGCGCGAGGTGCTGGAGGCGGTGGCCGCCGACCTGGAGGCGGAGGGCGTCGACCACGTCGTCCCGGAGTTCGGCGTGATGATCGAGACGCCCGCGGCGGCGTTCGTGGCTCCAGACCTCGTCGAGCACGTCGAGTTCTTCAGCATCGGAACGAACGACCTCGCGCAGTACGTGATGGCCGCAGAGCGCGGCAACAGCCGAGTGTCCGATCTCGGCGACTTCCGCCAGCCCGCGGTGCTTCGGGCGATCCGCGAGACGGTCGAGGGAGCCGAGGGGACGGACGTCTGGGTCGGGATGTGCGGGGAGATGGCCGGCGACCCCGAACTGACGAAACTGCTCGTCGGTCTCGGCCTGGACGAACTGAGTATGAGCGCGGTCACGGTGCCGCAGGTGAAGCGGGCGGTGACCGAAACGACGGTCGCTGACGCGCGCGCGCTCGCGAAGCGGGCGCTCGCAGCCAGTACGAAAGCTGAAGTCGAAGCCGTGTTAACGGAGACCACACAATGA
- a CDS encoding PTS sugar transporter subunit IIA: MLEDDIDRLLPLAHISLSEPPANKTDAIEFLLGLIADNGRVTDREAALDALREREKEATTGVGMGIGIPHAKTSAVEEPSIAFARSGEGIDFDAMDDEPARLLFMILVPEEGGEEHLQILSALSRALMHEDVRETLLEAEDEETVQETVREAVN, encoded by the coding sequence ATGCTCGAAGATGACATCGACCGGCTGCTGCCGCTCGCGCACATTTCGCTCTCGGAGCCGCCGGCGAACAAGACGGACGCGATCGAGTTCCTCTTGGGCCTCATCGCGGACAACGGCCGCGTGACGGACCGAGAGGCGGCTCTCGACGCGCTGCGGGAGCGCGAGAAGGAGGCGACGACGGGGGTCGGGATGGGGATCGGGATCCCGCACGCGAAGACGAGCGCCGTCGAGGAACCCTCGATCGCGTTCGCCCGCTCGGGCGAGGGGATCGACTTCGACGCGATGGACGACGAGCCCGCGCGCCTGCTGTTCATGATCCTCGTCCCCGAGGAGGGCGGCGAGGAACACTTACAGATCTTGAGCGCCCTGTCGAGAGCACTGATGCACGAAGACGTCCGCGAGACGCTGCTGGAGGCCGAAGACGAAGAGACCGTCCAGGAGACCGTCAGGGAGGCCGTGAACTGA
- the glpR gene encoding HTH-type transcriptional regulator GlpR, which produces MLPAERKRRIVELVTAADGRSVEALADELGYSKATIRRDLQELESQGLIERSHGGAVPVTSVGHEQAYGQKEVQNLEAKRAIAERAVEEITEGQVVFFDAGTTTMQVAQNAPKDGSMLAVTNSPRLAVELGKEDNDVKLTGGTLRQRTRSLVGPTAESFLERTNFDLLFLGANAVDVETGLTTPNEEEARVKELMVQRASRVVLVADATKIGERSFVTFADLSDVDLFVTAGEIDDETRERFEAEDVTVVVTTPEAPTP; this is translated from the coding sequence ATGTTACCCGCTGAGAGAAAACGGCGCATCGTGGAACTCGTCACCGCCGCGGACGGGCGATCGGTGGAAGCCCTCGCCGACGAACTGGGGTACTCGAAGGCGACGATCCGTCGGGACCTCCAGGAACTGGAGAGCCAGGGACTCATCGAACGGTCGCACGGGGGTGCGGTCCCCGTGACGAGCGTCGGACACGAACAGGCGTACGGACAGAAGGAGGTCCAGAACCTCGAAGCCAAGCGCGCCATCGCCGAGCGCGCCGTCGAGGAGATCACCGAGGGGCAGGTCGTCTTCTTCGACGCGGGGACGACGACGATGCAGGTCGCACAGAACGCGCCGAAGGACGGATCGATGCTCGCGGTGACGAACTCCCCGCGACTGGCGGTCGAACTCGGGAAGGAGGACAACGACGTCAAACTGACCGGCGGGACGCTCCGCCAGCGGACGCGTTCGCTGGTGGGTCCGACCGCCGAGTCGTTCCTCGAACGGACGAACTTCGACCTCCTGTTTCTGGGCGCGAACGCGGTCGACGTCGAGACCGGGCTCACGACGCCGAACGAGGAGGAAGCGCGCGTGAAGGAACTGATGGTACAGCGGGCCTCCCGGGTCGTCCTCGTCGCGGACGCGACGAAGATCGGCGAGCGCTCGTTCGTGACCTTCGCGGACCTCTCGGACGTCGATCTGTTCGTCACCGCGGGTGAGATCGACGACGAGACCAGAGAGCGCTTCGAGGCCGAGGACGTCACCGTGGTCGTCACGACGCCGGAGGCACCCACGCCATGA
- the ptsH1 gene encoding phosphocarrier protein HPr, which yields MPERVVTIVPEDGLHARPASKFVEAANEFDSTVKVGHVDGDQVNAASMLAVTGLGAAAGDEVRLTAEGEDAEAALDELERILTTPEDEL from the coding sequence ATGCCCGAACGCGTCGTCACCATCGTCCCCGAGGACGGACTGCACGCGCGGCCGGCGTCGAAGTTCGTCGAGGCGGCCAACGAGTTCGACTCGACGGTGAAGGTCGGGCACGTCGACGGCGACCAGGTGAACGCGGCGAGCATGCTGGCGGTCACCGGGCTGGGGGCCGCCGCGGGCGACGAGGTCCGACTGACCGCCGAGGGCGAGGACGCCGAGGCCGCCCTCGACGAACTGGAACGGATCCTCACGACGCCCGAGGACGAACTCTGA